The bacterium region CTAGGGCAGCAATCGAGCCTGGATGGCCTGGTCGACTGCTTTCCGTTTCAGGTGCTTCTCGTGAAGGCTTCGATCGACGCGTTCCTCGAGAGTGAGCCCGCGCCAGGATCGGCGGAGACCTGAGCGAAGCGGGCCGCCGCCGCGCTACGCTTGAATCCATCCCCTTTCCCAAGGAGCCGTCATGAAGGCCGCCGTCCTCCGTGCCTACAACACCCCCCTCGAGATCGAGGACGTCCAACTGGCCGACCCGGGCCCTCACGAGGTCCGCGTTCGCACCTCGGCCTGCGGTGTGTGTCATAGCGATCTCCACTGCCTCGAGGGTACACTTCCCGTTCCGCCGCCGATGGTGCTGGGCCATGAGCCCGCCGGAATCGTCGAAGCGGTCGGCCCGGAGGTCACTTACGTAGCGCCGGGCGATCACGTCATCGGTTGCTTGTCAGCGTTCTGTGGCACCTGCGAGTATTGCTTGCGAGGCGAACCCAACCTGTGCGGAGGCGATGCGACAAGTCGCGCGCCGGACGCCGCGCCGCGCATCTCAAAGGGCGATGAGACCATTCATCAATTCGCCCACCTCTCGGCCTTTGCCGAAGAGATGCTCGTCCACGAGAACGCGCTCGTGAAGATCAAGGAGGAAATGCCCCTCGAGCAGGCCGCATTGATCGGTTGTGGTGTGACCACGGGCCTCGGCGCTGCGATCAACACGGCCAACATCCGCCCAGGCCAGACCGCCGTCGTGATCGGCTGCGGTGGCGTTGGCCTGGCGGCGATCCAGGGTTGCCACATCGCGGGGGCCGGCCGGGTGATTGCCGTCGATACCGTGCCCTGGAAGCTCGAACTGGCCCAGAAGCTCGGCGCCAGCGAAGGCATCAACGCGAAGGAGACCGACGCTGTCGCAGCGGTGCTCGAAGCGACCGGAGGTGGCGTCGACTACTCGTTCGAGTGCATCGGCACGCCCGGCACCTGCCAACAAGCCGCCATGATGATTCGCAAGGGGGGCACCTGCGTGTTGGTCGGCGTGGTGCCGATTGGCGTCGGCGTCGAATTCCAGCCCCTGGATCTGGTGCTCCAAGGCAAATCGATCGTCGGTTCGATGATGGGCTCCAATCGCTTCCGCATCGACATGCCGCGCTACGTCGATTTCTACCTGGACGGCCGCCTGAAGCTGGACGAAATGATCTCGACCCGACTCAGCCTCGAAGAGGTGAACACCTCCTTCGACAAGAT contains the following coding sequences:
- a CDS encoding Zn-dependent alcohol dehydrogenase, whose product is MKAAVLRAYNTPLEIEDVQLADPGPHEVRVRTSACGVCHSDLHCLEGTLPVPPPMVLGHEPAGIVEAVGPEVTYVAPGDHVIGCLSAFCGTCEYCLRGEPNLCGGDATSRAPDAAPRISKGDETIHQFAHLSAFAEEMLVHENALVKIKEEMPLEQAALIGCGVTTGLGAAINTANIRPGQTAVVIGCGGVGLAAIQGCHIAGAGRVIAVDTVPWKLELAQKLGASEGINAKETDAVAAVLEATGGGVDYSFECIGTPGTCQQAAMMIRKGGTCVLVGVVPIGVGVEFQPLDLVLQGKSIVGSMMGSNRFRIDMPRYVDFYLDGRLKLDEMISTRLSLEEVNTSFDKMKAGEIARSVISFE